A region of Bacillota bacterium DNA encodes the following proteins:
- a CDS encoding Lrp/AsnC family transcriptional regulator, which produces MAETFPELDELDFAIIRFLETDGRMPYTTIASELNVAESTVRKRITRLIDSKVLEIVAIPDPVKVGLGTVALIGVKIEGDDLQTAVEILQEKEMVRFIGVTTGTFDLMIGVTMDSNERLFDFVTHTLRKIPGVVGSQTSLILKVFKQRV; this is translated from the coding sequence ATGGCAGAGACATTCCCGGAGCTGGATGAGCTGGACTTCGCAATTATTAGGTTTCTGGAGACCGATGGTCGCATGCCTTACACCACTATCGCATCTGAGTTGAACGTTGCGGAAAGCACCGTTCGCAAGAGGATCACTCGGTTGATTGACTCCAAGGTGTTGGAAATAGTTGCCATTCCCGATCCAGTGAAGGTGGGACTAGGTACCGTAGCCCTCATCGGTGTCAAGATAGAGGGTGACGATCTGCAGACCGCCGTTGAGATTCTCCAGGAGAAAGAGATGGTACGCTTTATTGGAGTCACCACCGGGACCTTCGATCTAATGATTGGGGTGACGATGGACTCCAATGAGAGGTTGTTTGATTTTGTCACCCATACGCTGCGCAAGATTCCCGGTGTGGTGGGATCCCAGACCAGTCTGATTCTGAAGGTCTTTAAGCAACGAGTCTGA
- a CDS encoding ABC transporter substrate-binding protein gives MRKVQIVALVLAVVASFIPGVWAQESFRIGIAQITEHPALDAARAGFIDGMEELGYVAGENVQYDLYSAQGDMSIAQTIAQKLVIDDVDLILAIATPMAQTVANATDSIPILFTAVTDPVVAGLVDSIEEPGGNVTGTSDLTPVAEQLDLLAKLVPKAKRLGIVYNPGEANSVVQVDIAKAKAKELGLTVVEATANNSGAVFQAAQSLIGRVDAIYVPTDNTVASAMESLAVVAKHSKIPVVAGENDMARRGGLATLSIDYYELGLQTAKMAAKILQGQPPHSLPVEYTESESLLINLEMAREIGFTFPQEIMDAADEIIE, from the coding sequence ATGAGAAAAGTTCAGATTGTAGCATTGGTCCTAGCGGTGGTCGCAAGCTTTATACCTGGTGTGTGGGCCCAAGAGTCCTTTCGCATTGGCATTGCTCAGATCACCGAGCATCCCGCTTTGGATGCCGCCCGGGCAGGCTTTATCGATGGCATGGAAGAACTGGGTTATGTTGCAGGCGAAAACGTCCAGTATGATCTTTACAGTGCTCAGGGCGATATGAGTATAGCTCAGACCATTGCCCAGAAACTAGTGATCGATGATGTTGATCTGATCTTGGCTATTGCTACTCCAATGGCACAAACCGTGGCCAATGCTACTGACTCCATTCCCATCCTATTTACGGCGGTTACCGATCCCGTTGTCGCCGGACTCGTTGATAGTATCGAGGAGCCGGGAGGCAATGTGACCGGAACCTCGGATTTGACCCCGGTAGCGGAACAGCTGGACTTATTGGCGAAGCTAGTACCAAAGGCCAAGCGGTTGGGAATTGTGTACAATCCCGGTGAGGCAAATTCCGTTGTTCAGGTAGACATCGCCAAGGCTAAGGCAAAGGAGCTAGGACTTACTGTCGTGGAGGCAACGGCCAATAACAGCGGAGCGGTTTTCCAGGCGGCACAGTCCTTGATCGGGCGGGTGGATGCCATCTACGTCCCCACGGATAATACTGTAGCCTCAGCGATGGAATCCCTGGCTGTCGTAGCCAAACACTCCAAGATACCGGTGGTGGCTGGTGAGAACGATATGGCCCGCAGGGGTGGATTGGCCACTTTGAGTATTGACTACTACGAATTGGGGCTACAGACGGCCAAGATGGCGGCGAAGATATTGCAGGGGCAGCCACCTCACTCACTGCCGGTAGAATACACTGAGTCGGAGTCCCTATTGATCAATTTGGAAATGGCTCGTGAGATTGGCTTTACCTTTCCTCAGGAGATAATGGATGCAGCCGATGAAATCATTGAATAA
- a CDS encoding ABC transporter permease: MGLALLGTLEQGLVYGLMSLGVYITFRILDFPDLTVDGSFPLGAAVAAAGLVGGLHPALALGLAALAGAGAGAVTGVLHTRLRISGLLSGILTMTALYSINLRVMGGRPNVPLLRVVNLFDLVVDWGIDRRWAAVLVFFVFCLIGKLALDWFLHSQVGLAMRATGDNEQMLRSLGGSTDTMKLLGLTLANGFVGLSGGLVAAYQGFADVNLGQGMIVSGLASVIIGEVLIRPQTVYAATLGAVIGSIVYRLVIFIALRVGLAPTDLKLVTALLVVVALSGSNLRDILSKTKLARMAEGSAGNAEG; the protein is encoded by the coding sequence ATGGGATTAGCACTTTTAGGTACGCTGGAACAGGGATTAGTATATGGGCTAATGAGCCTAGGTGTATATATTACCTTTCGCATCCTGGATTTTCCCGACTTAACCGTTGACGGTAGTTTTCCCTTGGGAGCGGCAGTGGCGGCTGCCGGGCTGGTGGGGGGATTGCACCCTGCACTGGCTCTAGGCTTGGCGGCGCTGGCCGGTGCCGGCGCCGGTGCCGTCACGGGAGTGTTGCACACAAGACTTAGGATCTCAGGGCTCTTGTCCGGTATTTTGACGATGACAGCCCTGTATTCCATTAACCTGCGGGTGATGGGTGGCCGGCCCAACGTACCTTTGTTGCGGGTAGTCAACCTTTTTGACCTAGTGGTTGATTGGGGCATCGATCGCCGGTGGGCCGCGGTATTAGTATTTTTTGTTTTCTGCCTCATTGGCAAGCTGGCCTTGGATTGGTTCTTGCATTCCCAAGTGGGATTGGCGATGCGAGCCACCGGGGATAATGAACAGATGTTGCGAAGCCTCGGTGGCAGCACCGATACGATGAAGCTGTTGGGCTTGACTTTGGCCAATGGGTTTGTTGGTCTGTCCGGTGGATTGGTGGCCGCCTATCAGGGATTTGCCGATGTTAACCTAGGCCAGGGGATGATTGTTTCCGGTCTGGCTTCGGTGATTATCGGTGAAGTCTTAATCCGACCGCAGACGGTGTATGCGGCTACCTTAGGTGCTGTGATTGGCTCCATTGTCTATCGCCTGGTAATTTTTATCGCCCTACGGGTGGGGTTAGCCCCTACAGACCTGAAATTGGTTACTGCCCTCTTAGTGGTAGTAGCTTTGTCTGGAAGTAACCTACGGGACATCTTGTCCAAGACCAAATTGGCTAGGATGGCAGAGGGGAGTGCAGGAAATGCTGAAGGTTAA
- a CDS encoding ATP-binding cassette domain-containing protein produces MLKVKGLVKRFNRGASEIAALNGVNLHLKPGEFVTVIGSNGAGKSTLLNAIAGVYPVDCGHIILDDEEITHRPEHRRACYLGRVFQDPAAGTAANMTIEENLSLAITKGTQRGLRRGLHQRQRKLFQEKLRVLDLGLENRLNDKVGLLSGGQRQALSLLMAVLVKPKLLLLDEHTAALDPKTATHILKLTEELIKQSNLTALMVTHNLEQALRVGSRTIMMHEGQIILDISGPKRTVMKVPDLLEQFNKVRGTDFVDDRALLA; encoded by the coding sequence ATGCTGAAGGTTAAGGGGTTGGTGAAGCGGTTTAATCGTGGCGCCTCGGAAATCGCAGCTCTCAATGGAGTCAACCTGCACCTGAAGCCTGGAGAGTTTGTCACCGTTATTGGCAGTAACGGGGCAGGCAAGTCAACCCTGCTTAATGCTATTGCCGGTGTTTACCCAGTGGATTGTGGGCACATTATACTCGACGATGAGGAGATTACCCATCGTCCAGAGCATCGGCGGGCCTGTTACTTGGGTCGGGTCTTCCAGGACCCGGCTGCAGGAACTGCCGCCAACATGACCATCGAAGAGAACTTGTCCCTGGCCATCACCAAGGGCACTCAACGGGGATTGCGGCGGGGTCTGCATCAGCGGCAGCGAAAGTTATTCCAGGAGAAGCTGCGGGTCTTGGACCTGGGTCTGGAGAACCGCTTAAATGATAAGGTGGGATTGCTGTCGGGGGGACAGCGGCAAGCATTAAGTTTGTTGATGGCTGTCCTAGTTAAGCCTAAGCTCCTACTCTTAGACGAGCATACGGCAGCCTTGGATCCCAAAACGGCTACTCACATCTTGAAGCTCACCGAGGAATTGATCAAGCAATCCAATCTCACTGCACTGATGGTGACCCACAATCTGGAGCAGGCGCTGCGGGTGGGCAGTCGGACCATCATGATGCATGAGGGACAGATTATCCTCGACATCTCCGGTCCCAAGCGCACGGTGATGAAGGTTCCCGACCTATTGGAGCAGTTTAACAAGGTGCGAGGGACAGATTTCGTTGACGATAGAGCTCTGTTGGCCTAA
- the thrS gene encoding threonine--tRNA ligase has translation MAAVLPDGTQMDLEPGQSVLDLAKKISPRLAKAAVAGRINGELVDLSRPVKDGDQVEIITQDSDEGLNILRHSTAHVMAQAVKRLYPEAKLAIGPAIDNGFYYDFEVDQPFSPEDLGKIEAEMNKIIKEDLAFSRREVPKDEALAQWQEAGERFKVELVEDLEDGSISIYSQGEFTDLCLGPHVPSTGCIKAFKLLNVAGAYWRGDSSHPMLQRIYGTAFWKKSELEEHLRRLEEAAKRDHRRLGRELDLFSMHDVGPGFPFLHPKGMALWRALEDFWRREHAKAGYVEIKTPIILNEKLWRQSGHWDHYRENMYFTEIDDQEFAIKPMNCPGAMLWYKTKAHSYRDFPLRVAEMGLVHRHELSGTLHGMMRVRCFHQDDAHIFMLPEQIQSEVSGVIDLIDRFYQVFGFNYSVELSTKPENAMGSDEIWELATDSLRKALEARGMEYSINEGDGAFYGPKIDFHLEDSLGRTWQCATIQLDFQMPERFDLTYVGSDGQEHRPVMVHRVVFGAVERFVGMLIEHFAGAFPVWLSPVQVKIIPVGDDFVDYAKGVADKLIDAGLRVEVDERNEKVGYKIRAAQLEKVPYMLVVGEREMNSETVSVRDRSKGDLGAIGVSEFLDRITQEIADKSM, from the coding sequence ATTGCTGCAGTATTGCCCGACGGCACCCAGATGGACTTGGAACCAGGGCAATCGGTGTTGGACTTGGCCAAGAAGATTAGTCCTCGGTTGGCAAAGGCTGCCGTTGCCGGCAGGATTAACGGTGAGCTAGTGGACCTTTCCCGCCCCGTGAAGGATGGAGATCAGGTTGAGATAATTACACAAGACTCGGATGAAGGCCTCAACATTTTGCGCCACAGCACCGCCCACGTAATGGCGCAAGCAGTGAAACGGTTATATCCCGAGGCGAAGTTGGCCATTGGACCGGCCATTGATAATGGATTTTACTATGATTTCGAGGTAGATCAGCCCTTCTCTCCCGAGGATCTGGGTAAGATTGAAGCTGAAATGAACAAGATCATCAAGGAGGATCTAGCCTTTTCCCGGCGAGAGGTTCCCAAGGATGAAGCCCTTGCCCAGTGGCAGGAGGCCGGTGAGCGGTTTAAGGTGGAACTGGTGGAGGACCTTGAAGATGGTTCCATCAGTATCTACAGCCAGGGAGAGTTTACCGACCTTTGCCTTGGTCCCCATGTGCCATCCACGGGCTGCATAAAGGCCTTCAAATTGCTCAACGTTGCTGGGGCCTATTGGCGAGGAGATTCCAGTCACCCGATGCTCCAGCGGATCTACGGCACCGCCTTCTGGAAAAAAAGTGAGCTGGAAGAGCATCTGCGGCGCTTGGAAGAGGCTGCCAAGAGGGACCATCGCAGGTTAGGGCGGGAGTTGGATTTGTTCAGCATGCACGACGTGGGCCCAGGATTCCCTTTCCTCCATCCCAAGGGAATGGCGTTGTGGAGGGCTCTAGAGGACTTTTGGCGGCGGGAACATGCCAAGGCCGGTTACGTGGAAATCAAGACTCCCATCATTCTGAACGAGAAGTTGTGGCGCCAATCTGGCCATTGGGATCATTATCGGGAGAACATGTACTTCACCGAAATCGACGACCAGGAATTTGCCATCAAACCGATGAACTGCCCGGGGGCAATGTTGTGGTACAAAACTAAGGCCCACAGCTATCGGGATTTCCCCCTTCGGGTGGCGGAGATGGGGCTGGTCCATCGCCATGAATTGTCCGGCACCTTACATGGGATGATGCGGGTTCGCTGCTTCCATCAAGACGATGCCCATATCTTCATGCTCCCAGAGCAAATTCAAAGCGAAGTATCTGGGGTAATCGATTTGATCGATCGGTTCTACCAGGTCTTTGGCTTTAATTATAGCGTGGAGTTGAGCACCAAACCGGAAAATGCCATGGGCTCCGATGAAATCTGGGAACTGGCCACCGACTCCCTCCGAAAGGCTTTGGAGGCCAGGGGAATGGAGTATTCCATCAATGAAGGTGATGGAGCCTTCTACGGACCGAAGATTGACTTCCACCTGGAGGATTCCCTGGGTCGGACCTGGCAGTGTGCCACTATTCAGTTGGATTTTCAGATGCCGGAACGCTTTGACCTCACCTATGTGGGCAGCGACGGTCAAGAACATCGGCCGGTAATGGTCCACCGAGTGGTTTTTGGAGCCGTTGAACGATTTGTCGGTATGTTAATTGAGCATTTTGCCGGTGCCTTCCCGGTATGGCTCAGTCCCGTTCAGGTGAAAATAATCCCTGTGGGCGACGATTTTGTTGATTATGCAAAAGGCGTGGCCGATAAACTGATAGATGCCGGCCTTCGGGTTGAAGTCGATGAACGCAACGAAAAGGTTGGCTACAAGATTCGCGCCGCACAATTGGAGAAGGTTCCCTATATGCTGGTGGTAGGAGAAAGGGAGATGAATTCCGAAACCGTTTCCGTGCGGGATCGAAGCAAGGGAGACCTTGGTGCCATTGGAGTTTCGGAGTTCCTCGACCGCATCACTCAGGAAATCGCCGATAAGAGCATGTAG
- a CDS encoding translation initiation factor IF-3, which translates to MSKELRVNNQIRAREVRVIGADGQQLGIMAPRDALRLAAESGVDLVEVAPNAKPPVCRIMDYGKYKYEQAKKEREARKKQRVITVKEVRMTPKTDEHDFQVKARNAEKFLKNGDKVKVTVRFRGREIVHASLAKEQLERMAELVKEVAVIERAPKLEGRNMIMILAPKQN; encoded by the coding sequence ATTAGTAAGGAGTTGCGGGTTAACAACCAGATTCGGGCTCGAGAGGTTCGGGTGATTGGAGCCGATGGACAACAACTGGGCATCATGGCTCCTCGGGATGCTCTCAGATTGGCTGCGGAAAGCGGAGTCGACTTGGTAGAGGTTGCTCCTAACGCCAAGCCGCCTGTGTGCAGGATTATGGATTACGGTAAGTATAAATACGAGCAAGCTAAGAAGGAAAGGGAAGCTCGTAAGAAACAGCGAGTCATCACCGTGAAGGAAGTACGGATGACTCCCAAAACCGATGAACATGATTTTCAGGTAAAAGCTCGTAATGCCGAGAAGTTCCTGAAAAATGGAGATAAGGTCAAGGTAACGGTCAGATTTCGCGGCAGGGAAATTGTCCATGCCTCTTTGGCTAAGGAACAGTTGGAGAGAATGGCGGAACTAGTCAAGGAAGTTGCTGTCATCGAAAGGGCTCCAAAACTTGAGGGCCGCAATATGATCATGATCTTGGCACCCAAGCAGAACTAG
- the rpmI gene encoding 50S ribosomal protein L35, which translates to MAKMKTHKGAAKRLGRTGTGKLKKNPSANRSHLLGHKSPKRKRQLRKAELVHQGEAKRLKRALPYW; encoded by the coding sequence ATGGCAAAGATGAAAACCCACAAGGGTGCAGCTAAGCGGCTGGGACGCACCGGTACAGGTAAGTTGAAGAAGAATCCCAGTGCCAACCGTAGCCATCTGCTGGGCCACAAGAGTCCTAAGCGCAAGCGGCAGTTACGTAAGGCCGAGTTGGTTCATCAAGGTGAGGCCAAGCGGCTGAAGCGGGCATTACCATACTGGTAA
- the rplT gene encoding 50S ribosomal protein L20: MARVKGGTVTRRRHKKILKLAKGYYGRKSKIFRPANQQVMKSLQYAYDHRRRKKRDFRKLWIARINAASRMNGLSYSRFISGLKQAGVEVNRKMLADLAVNDEQAFKRLVDVAKEQLGA; encoded by the coding sequence ATGGCCAGAGTTAAGGGCGGAACTGTAACAAGAAGACGTCATAAGAAGATATTGAAGTTGGCTAAGGGATATTATGGGCGAAAGAGCAAGATCTTCCGACCGGCCAATCAGCAGGTGATGAAGTCCCTGCAGTATGCCTATGATCATCGGCGCAGGAAGAAGCGTGATTTCCGCAAGCTGTGGATCGCCCGAATCAACGCGGCTAGCCGGATGAATGGCTTGTCCTACAGTCGCTTCATCAGTGGCCTGAAACAGGCTGGAGTTGAGGTTAACCGCAAGATGTTGGCGGATTTGGCTGTAAATGATGAGCAGGCTTTCAAGCGCTTGGTTGATGTTGCTAAAGAGCAATTGGGCGCGTAA
- a CDS encoding RNA methyltransferase, which yields MSDSFAPMQVITSENNPKVKAAKKLLRKKGRLQAQRCLLEGTRLVEDAILSQAEMDTVFVSEELVGTDGGEEFIQRLKASRPKVQWYQVPREIIAALSETKTPQGVVAVAKIPEGSLRQALEGPNPLVLIADQVRDPGNLGTMIRTAAGAGCTGVVMTKGTVDPFSGKVLRSTMGSLWRIPIAYDIEYEELLEQLQQVGCSLVVADAQGRVPYFASDFTGSCGIVIGNEAKGPSPLLNHRAEAVVSIPLHHNVESLNAAVAAAVLLFEAAKQRQIKTQ from the coding sequence ATGAGTGACAGTTTTGCGCCGATGCAGGTGATCACAAGCGAGAATAACCCGAAGGTGAAGGCTGCTAAGAAGCTGTTGCGGAAGAAGGGGCGACTGCAGGCCCAACGCTGCCTCTTGGAAGGAACTCGTTTGGTGGAAGATGCGATCTTGTCCCAGGCAGAGATGGACACGGTGTTTGTTTCCGAAGAATTAGTGGGAACGGACGGCGGCGAAGAGTTTATTCAGCGGCTCAAGGCCAGCAGACCCAAGGTCCAGTGGTACCAAGTTCCCAGGGAGATTATCGCCGCCCTTTCGGAAACGAAAACTCCCCAGGGAGTTGTTGCCGTAGCGAAAATTCCCGAAGGAAGCCTGCGCCAGGCCCTTGAGGGACCCAATCCCTTGGTACTCATCGCAGATCAGGTGCGGGATCCCGGTAACCTTGGTACAATGATACGGACTGCGGCGGGAGCCGGTTGTACCGGTGTGGTCATGACCAAGGGTACCGTAGACCCTTTTAGCGGCAAAGTGCTTCGTTCCACCATGGGGTCTTTGTGGCGGATTCCCATTGCCTACGATATCGAGTATGAAGAGTTGTTAGAGCAGCTGCAGCAGGTGGGATGCTCCCTGGTGGTCGCCGATGCTCAAGGAAGGGTTCCCTATTTCGCTTCGGATTTTACCGGGTCCTGTGGGATTGTGATCGGCAATGAAGCCAAGGGCCCCAGTCCCCTCTTGAACCATCGGGCTGAGGCTGTGGTATCGATCCCATTGCATCACAATGTCGAATCCCTCAATGCTGCCGTGGCCGCTGCGGTGCTGCTCTTTGAGGCTGCCAAACAGCGACAGATAAAAACCCAGTAA